TTGACAATTATTTCATAGTCCTTGAAAATCTCGAAGGGGCAATAGAAGATACAGAAGAGAAGCTTGTATCAAATCCCACCACAGAGACATTGAGGACATTACATACCCTTAAAAGAGAAATCATATTTCTTCGTAAATCAGTCTGGCCTTTAAGGGAGGTAATCAGTGGACTTGAAAGGGAAGAGTCACCGCTTATCCAGGAATCAACAGAGTTATATCTCAGAGATGTCTATGACCATGTAATACAGATAATAGACACCATAGAAACGTACAGGGATATACTTGCCGGAATGCTGGACATCTATCTTTCAAGCATCAGCAACCGGATGAATGAAGTTATGAAAGTCCTCACCATAATAGCCACCATTTTTATCCCCCTTACTTTCATAGCTGGTGTTTACGGGATGAATTTCAAGTACATGCCTGAGCTTGAATGGGAGTGGGGCTATCCCGCCATTTGGGGAGTGATGATTGTCATAGGTGTTTTCATGCTTTTTTGTTTCAGAAAGAAAAAGTGGTTATGAATGAAAAAAATTATGGATGGACAGGGACGATAATCCGGGCTGACCTGTCTTCGGGTGCAGTGAGCAAACACAAGACTCCCGATTATAAAAATAAATTCATTGGCGGAAGGGCATTGGCATCGAGGATATACTGGGATGAGGTTCCAAAGGGTATTTCTGCATTTTCGCCTGACAATCTTCTCATGATATTGCCAGGACCGCTCACAGGGAGCCATGCTACAGCCTGTTCACGCTGGGTCATAAGTGCAAAGTCACCTTTCAATTATCCTGACCAGTTCGGCTTTGGCAATGCCGGCGGATTTGTGGGCGCTGCGCTAAAACTTGCAGGCTACGATGGTCTCCTGATAAATGGAAAAGCAGAGAAGCCGAGTTATATTTTCATTGAAAATGATAAGGTTGAAATAAAAGATGCAAGCGGACTCTGGAGGCTTACGTCTGATGAAACCTTAAAAAAACTTAAGGAAGCCCACGGCAATCTTGCACGGGCAGTATGCATTGGTCCCGCCGGCGAAAACAAAATCAGGTTTGCGCTTGCAATAACTGATCAGGGGGGCACTATCTCAAATGGCATGGGCGCTGTTCTGGGCTCTAAGAATCTTAAAGCCATAGTTGTAAAAGGTAACAACAGTATTGCAGTTGCAAATCCAGAGAGATTAAAAGAACTGAATAACCGGATCCGTTTCCTGCGCAAAGGCCTGAATGAAATGCCCTATATGACAGAGCCGAGCGTTGCCATCACGGATATTGAAAAGAACAAAAACACTCCCTGCTTTGGATGCCCTGCAGGATGCATGAGGGCAACGTTCAAACATACTTCAGGGCTGGAGGAAGTCAGGAAAACATGTGCTGCCGCATTTTATTATGCTCCGTGGGATGTGTTGCATAATGGCCAGTCAACGGATGCTCCTTTTTTTGCCACATCCCTTGCCGACCGCTACGGTCTTTGCACAGGTGAGCTTAGCAATATAATGTGGTGGCTTGACGCTGCCTTTAAAGAAGGGATTATTAGCGAAGAAGAGATGGGCATTCCCATCTCAAAGATTGGAAGCCTTGAGTTCATACAGACACTTGTTTATTCAATTGCATATAGAAAAGGATTCGGAGACCTGCTTGCTGAAGGCACGCGCAGGGCTTCCATTGAAAAGGGGAAAAAGGCAGAAGAGCTTGCTCTTAAACGCGTAATGCCTTCAGGCTATGTCAATGATTCCTATGGCGGAAGGATATTTTTGATGAATACTCTCTTTTATGCCACAGAGATAAGGAATCCAATAATACAGCTTCATGAAGTCCACTACCTTCTCCTCAAGTGGATATTCTGGTACACGACGAACGGCGCAATGTCTCCGGTCAATGCCGATGTTTTAAGAAAGATAGCAAAGCGGGTCTGGGGGAGCGAGGAGTCTGTTGATTTTTCAACCTATGACGGGAAAGCCCTTGCGGCATTCAGGATCCAGAACGCAGAGCATGCCAAGGAAACAATGGTTGCCTGCGACAGATATTTCCCGTTACTTGACACCGACCAGGTTGAGGACAGCATGGGTGACCCTGCTTTTGTGCCAAATCTTTTTTCTGCTGTGACCGGAAAAGAAATGAGTGAAGACGAATTCTACCTCCTCGGCGAGCGTTCATTTAATATGCAAAGAGCGATCCACGGCAGGGAAGGAAAATCGGGAAGAGAAAGCGACACGATCCCTGAATTCAACTTTACCGAACCTGTAGAAACCGTTGAAGGGGTTCTTGCAATGTTTAATCCTGATATCGAGTTTCCGGGACCCGGAGACCAGATTGTAAGCCGTAAGGGAAAGACCGTTGACCGTGCAGAATTCGAGAGGATGAAGGACGAATACTATTTGCTTCGCAGCTGGGATGTGAAGAGCGGATTGCAGAAGAAAGAAAAACTTACGGAGCTTGGTCTAAGCGATATAAGCAGTGAACTTGAGAAGATGGGGATTTTAAAATAGCAATATCCATGTCCTGCGGAGGGAAGAAGATATGATGAAAAGATTGATTGATGCGGTGCTTATATCGTGTGTCTGCACAGTTTTATTCCTCCCTCTTAAAGCCAATGCAGAAACTGAGCGCAGCATGAAGAACATGGATATGAATGATATGAATATGAAGGGTGTGAAAGAAGACCAGTTTGGAACTAATGAAAAGTATAAAAGGACAATTGAAAAGTATGCCGTGCCGGATGTCACTCTGGTTGATCAAAACGGAAAGAAGGTCAAACTCAGGGAAATCCTCAATTCAAAAAAGATTGTCATAGTGGATTTCATCTTCACAACATGCACAACGATTTGTCCGGTGCTCTCAGCCGGTTATGTGAATTTCCAAAGAAAGGTTGATACTAACACCGCCGATGTGCGGCTTGTCTCAATCTCGATAGATCCTGAGAATGACATCCCGAAAAAAATGAATGAATATCTCAAACAATATGATGCAAAGCCCGGATGGGACTTCCTCACAGGAAGCAGAGAGGACATTGATAAGGTGTTGACAGCTTTCAAGGCACTTATTCCGAACAAAATGAGCCACATACAATTGGTTTTACTCCATACTCCGGCTGATGATAAGTGGGTCCGGATCTTCGGTCTTGTGGGAACTTCAGACTTTCTCACTGAATACGAAAAGCTGCACGGGAAATGAAGATCATGAAGAAAAGAGATAGAATAATATTTTTGTTCCTGGCATTTTTCTTTATCTGGCAGGTGAAGGCTGAAGAAACACAGCCTCCGACTATTGCAGGAGTATCTCAGACTGAAGCCATGCGCCTTGGAGAGCGCATCTACCGGCAGGGGATTCTCTCGTCAGGAGAGAAGATGAAGGCTTTTGTAAAAGGGGATATACCTGTTGAAGGGAAAACATTCGCCTGCGTAAGCTGTCATCTGCGGAGCGGTCTTGGCTCGATTGAAGGCGGTGTTGTCACGACCCCTATTAATGGAAAGACTCTCTTCCAGCCGCTCAAACGCTTTTATAAAGGTTACGAAGTCATTTCAGCTCCTCTTCTCCGTCCGGCATATACTGACGAATCATTGGCTGAAGTAATTGAGGGTGGGATTTCTCCCTCCGGGCGAATACTGAATGGAGTCATGCCCCGTTATAATCTCAATGAAAAGGACATGGAGATCCTGATTTTCTATCTGAAGAATCTGTCATCTGAGTTCTCCCCCGGAGTTTCAGATACAACAATTCATTTTGCAACAGTCGTTTCTGAAGATGTCCCCACTAAAGATCGTGACGCAATGATGGGTCTTTTGGACTATTACGTTAAGGCTAAGAATAACTCAGCACTTGCCTCAGAGAGTGACCGCAGGCAGGCCCGTATGACAGAATCAATGTTAGGCTCACAGGAATCGATGTACAAAAGACTGTCGCTTTCGGTCTGGGTGTTAAAAGGTCCTCCGGAAACATGGCGCAGGCAGTTAGAGGAATACAATAGCAAAGATCCTGTATTCGCCCTGATCGGAGGAATCACATCAGGTGAATGGCAGCCTATCCACGATTTTTGCGAGTCAAATAAGATACCCTGTATTTTTCCGGTAACTGACTTTCCCGTTGTTTCAGAAACCGACTGGTACACATTATATCTTTCGAAGGGATACTATCAGGAAGGAGAAGCCGCCGCCCGCTATTTAAACAGCAATTATGAATCGTTGGATGAATCGTTAAAAGGAAAAACGGTTGTCCAGATTGTCAGTAGCTCACGTGAAGGTGCAGCCCTCGCATCCGGCTTTGAGCAGACGTGGCGGGATTTTGAGCATCAGCCGCCTGTGACAGTCATGCTGAAAAAAGGAGAAGCATTAAGCAAAAAATTATTGCAGCAGGTATTGGATAAAGAAAAGCCTGCTTCCATTGTCCTCTGGGTCGGACCAGAGGCACTGCCTGCGCTTGAAGGTTTAGCTTCCGGCTCTAACAAGCCTGAGATGATTCTCGTTTCTTCAGGTTATCTTAAAGAAAGTATTTGGACTTTGAATGAAGATATTCGCGACATAACTTATATTGCATATCCTTTTATATTGCCTCAGGATGAAGCAAAATCTAAAGTTTACGTCCCGTTATTAAGAGAGCCGAAGTTCAACGACAGCAACTCACAAATGATATTGAAGCGGGTTTTTCCGGTGCTCCTGGCATTGAGCCAGTCTATGATGGAGATGAGAGGGAATTATTACCGTGACAACTTTCTTGATGTAATCAGCATGATGATGGATCAGAAGGTTCGCCTATATGAACGTTTAAGCTTCGGCCCGGGACAACGCTATGCCTCAAAGGGATGCTATATAGTCCAGCTCACAAAAGGCCCCACCCTTGAACTGGTAAAAAAGAGCGACTGGGTCATACACTGAGAATGGCGTTGCCGGAATTGTCATTTAATAGTGTTTAAGAATTTCTCAATTGTTTCTGCGTGCTTTTTCCAGTCCTTGGCAAGCATGAAGTTATGGTCTATTTTCGGGAAAAGTTTGCAGTTGCTGGCTCCATATTTCTTTGCAATCTGACTGTTAATCTTTGCTCCTGTTCTTTGGTCTTTCTCAGCTCCAATTACAAATATTAGTGCGTTTATTTTTCCCTTATCTATTTCTATCTCTCCAAGATGTGATTCATAAAAGGCTTTTGCAGATTCTTCGCAAAGCTGCGTACAGCATTCAAACATCTCGTCTTTGCCGCAAAGCCTGTTTTTAAAAAGAAGTTTCTCTCCCTTCTTCCTGTCAACGGAGAAGGTGAAAAGATTCCCTGAAGAAAATTCCCTGCCAATCATTTCTTTTTTAAGCTTCTTTCCCAATGAAAGGGATTCGAATACATCTTTTGGCGGCAGGCTGTTAAGAAGCACTACTCCCTTTGTCTTTTTCCTTTCAGCATATTTAAGCGCTACAAGCGCGCCCATCCCGTGTCCAATTATTATAGGGTCGTCCTCTATTTGCGATGCGAGAAAATCGAGGTCTTCAACATAATCTGTTATCCCCTCATTTCCTGTTACCTTGCCTGCGGGGAGTTTGTCGCGTCTTGTAAACTGGCTCACATAATGTCCGCGAAGGTTTATGGCATAATTATTCCATCCATTGCGCGCAAAATATTCCTGAAAATTCTTAAAAGCAAAACTTCCCTGGAATGCATCATGGACAAAGATCAATGGAGGTTTCCTGCTTATGTTTTCAGGATGGAAATGCTTGACTGCGATAGCGTCAAGATAAAGAAGTTTGTCATAAATCGTCTTTTCTTTTCCGGCAGGCAGGGTGTTGTCCCAGATGATTTTAGATGCAGAGCCTTTCTTCGTGTGCCAGTAAACTATTTTATGTGCCTCAACCTTAATTACCTTAAGAAAGAATGGAGGCCTTTCTCCGGGGAATTGCCTTTCTCTTAAAAACCCTGACTTTTGCACTTCTTCAACAAAATTGGAGCTGTCCTGTGCAAGTATCTGTGCTGTGCCAAAAAGCTGGATACCAAAAAGAGGTCTGCTTGTATAAATCCCTACGGTTACATTTGGATTTTTCCGTATATTGGGGAGTTTCCCTCCTCCCTCGCTCATTATGTAGATTGTGGTTCCATTGGCAAAATAATAGACCGGCGTTCCGCGCGCCATGTCTTTCTGCCACGTCGAGATGACGCATCCCCTGTTGTTCCTGATATACTTTATTATCTCATCAAGCCCTTTTTCTTCTGCCATGTTCAACCTCCTTTAAAAGGATGCTGACTTATTTTTTTTATTCTATCTCCTGTCAAAGAGCTTTTCAATCTTTGAGATGTCCATTTTGAAGACTGCGTTGCGACCGTGGGGGCAGTAGGTGGAGAATTCAGTTTCATCCATGAGCTTAAGGAGATTTTGTAGCTCGGCAGGTTCAAGCTTGTCATTTGCCCTCACTGCCGAGTGGCAGGCAAGGGACTGGAACATGGAGTTTAAGGCAAAAGCCGGATTTTCTTTTTCGCTTCCAGACTCAATCTTCTCAATTAAGCTTCGCAGGAAATTTTCAGGGTTCTTTGTGCCAAGCACTGCCGGGACTCCTGTAATCCTGATACTCTCTTCTCCGAAGTCCTGAGATTCAAGTCCTAACTTTTCAAGGCTCTCAAGGTTATCTTCCCATATTGATTTTTCTCGCCTTGTAAGATTCACAACTACCGGTATGAGCAGGTTTTGAACTGAAGCTTTCTTGCTGAAGTAACTCTCTTTTATCTTTTCAAAAAGAGCCCGTTCATGTGCGGCGTGCTGATCAATGAAATAAACAGACTCTCCTGATTGAGCAACTATGTAGGAGTTCCTTATCTGTCCTACAACTTCAAGGCTGCTGAACTTAAAACTGCGTGGCGTAAAACTATCCACCTCTCGCACTGAAAAAACCTCATTGTCTTCTTGTGCAAATGCGGATTCTTTTTTTACAAGAAACTGTTCAAGCTCTGTTTCTGTTTTAAAACTGTAACTTTCAAAAAGGTCTACAGCCTTGTCGCTGTCACCTGTCTGCGGTTGATGCTCGAGCTTTACCATCCTAACGTTCCTGTTTTTCCCGATTGTGTTCCTGATGGCATTGATTACTGTGCCCACGACTTTCCCGGAATCGGAGAATCTCACTTCCTGTTTGGAAGGATGGATGTTTGCGTCAACGCTTGCCGGATCTGTTTCTATAAAAAGGAATACAATGGCGTGTTTCCCTGCCTGAAGCGCTTCAGCGTAACCGCGCGATATGGCATGATAGATCCCGCTGTCGCGGACACTCCTTTTATTTACGAAGAGATATTGGAAGTTCCGTGTAGGTTTGCTGTAATGGGGAACTGAGATTAAGCCTTT
The sequence above is drawn from the Candidatus Schekmanbacteria bacterium genome and encodes:
- a CDS encoding ABC transporter substrate-binding protein yields the protein MKKRDRIIFLFLAFFFIWQVKAEETQPPTIAGVSQTEAMRLGERIYRQGILSSGEKMKAFVKGDIPVEGKTFACVSCHLRSGLGSIEGGVVTTPINGKTLFQPLKRFYKGYEVISAPLLRPAYTDESLAEVIEGGISPSGRILNGVMPRYNLNEKDMEILIFYLKNLSSEFSPGVSDTTIHFATVVSEDVPTKDRDAMMGLLDYYVKAKNNSALASESDRRQARMTESMLGSQESMYKRLSLSVWVLKGPPETWRRQLEEYNSKDPVFALIGGITSGEWQPIHDFCESNKIPCIFPVTDFPVVSETDWYTLYLSKGYYQEGEAAARYLNSNYESLDESLKGKTVVQIVSSSREGAALASGFEQTWRDFEHQPPVTVMLKKGEALSKKLLQQVLDKEKPASIVLWVGPEALPALEGLASGSNKPEMILVSSGYLKESIWTLNEDIRDITYIAYPFILPQDEAKSKVYVPLLREPKFNDSNSQMILKRVFPVLLALSQSMMEMRGNYYRDNFLDVISMMMDQKVRLYERLSFGPGQRYASKGCYIVQLTKGPTLELVKKSDWVIH
- the mutL gene encoding DNA mismatch repair endonuclease MutL, producing the protein MIKILPDSVINKIAAGEVVERPASVIKELVENSIDAGSRAITVSVADGGKSLIKVMDDGCGMSEEEVLLAIQRHSTSKIESETDLERISTFGFRGEALPSIAAVSQLTIETNSSQGDMGCIVEIEGGNVIRRGKSGMPRGTSIEVRNLFFNMPARKKFLKSTQTEQNHIDEWMTKLALARNGIEFRYISNGKEVFRIPSSADLIEKTNIIFGNELADKLIEIEHSGEVSIKGLISVPHYSKPTRNFQYLFVNKRSVRDSGIYHAISRGYAEALQAGKHAIVFLFIETDPASVDANIHPSKQEVRFSDSGKVVGTVINAIRNTIGKNRNVRMVKLEHQPQTGDSDKAVDLFESYSFKTETELEQFLVKKESAFAQEDNEVFSVREVDSFTPRSFKFSSLEVVGQIRNSYIVAQSGESVYFIDQHAAHERALFEKIKESYFSKKASVQNLLIPVVVNLTRREKSIWEDNLESLEKLGLESQDFGEESIRITGVPAVLGTKNPENFLRSLIEKIESGSEKENPAFALNSMFQSLACHSAVRANDKLEPAELQNLLKLMDETEFSTYCPHGRNAVFKMDISKIEKLFDRR
- a CDS encoding SCO family protein; the encoded protein is MMKRLIDAVLISCVCTVLFLPLKANAETERSMKNMDMNDMNMKGVKEDQFGTNEKYKRTIEKYAVPDVTLVDQNGKKVKLREILNSKKIVIVDFIFTTCTTICPVLSAGYVNFQRKVDTNTADVRLVSISIDPENDIPKKMNEYLKQYDAKPGWDFLTGSREDIDKVLTAFKALIPNKMSHIQLVLLHTPADDKWVRIFGLVGTSDFLTEYEKLHGK
- a CDS encoding alpha/beta fold hydrolase; its protein translation is MAEEKGLDEIIKYIRNNRGCVISTWQKDMARGTPVYYFANGTTIYIMSEGGGKLPNIRKNPNVTVGIYTSRPLFGIQLFGTAQILAQDSSNFVEEVQKSGFLRERQFPGERPPFFLKVIKVEAHKIVYWHTKKGSASKIIWDNTLPAGKEKTIYDKLLYLDAIAVKHFHPENISRKPPLIFVHDAFQGSFAFKNFQEYFARNGWNNYAINLRGHYVSQFTRRDKLPAGKVTGNEGITDYVEDLDFLASQIEDDPIIIGHGMGALVALKYAERKKTKGVVLLNSLPPKDVFESLSLGKKLKKEMIGREFSSGNLFTFSVDRKKGEKLLFKNRLCGKDEMFECCTQLCEESAKAFYESHLGEIEIDKGKINALIFVIGAEKDQRTGAKINSQIAKKYGASNCKLFPKIDHNFMLAKDWKKHAETIEKFLNTIK